AGTCTGTCATAAACAGTGAACTAACCCTTTCCTTTACacttgcaagaaaagaaaaaaaatcctcgtGAAAATAAACAGATATAATGAAAAGCGGCACCTTGTTTCTTATGCGATCTCTTTTaaccacttcctctttcttttcagttttctctgaGCTGCCTACTGATTCTGTACTTTCAGTCTTCTTTCCTTTATCCCGAAcgacttctttctcttttttcatttcttcttcctttcttttaaaagccTTCTCCTTCTCATAGCGTTCCTTCTGCCTTCGGCGCTCTTCTTCCTGCCGcttcagcctctccctctcccgaAGGATGCGCTCTTGGTCTCGCTCATAGTCCCGTTCCCTGTAGTCTCTGCCACTCTCCTCTTCGGGCCTGCATGGGAAACAGATCTGAGCTAGCACCCTCAAAGAATGGCTTGTCACACATGCAGGAGTGCTCTGATTAGGGCCTGACCACTACAGGGAGGTAGCACTTTGggaacagagtaaaaaaaaaaaaaaaaaaattctagcgtTTTGagaaacagtatttaaaaaaaaaaaatcctagcgtTTTGagaacagtgttttttttaaaaaaaagtgcacacCAGAAGTCCAGAAGTTATTCACCCAGACTGAGATgctagaatattttaaacttttactcATCCTCCAACCCCTCATAATTCAGGTACAAGTCCAGGACGTGGCAGTAAAGCTACCTTGTAGAAACACGCTGAAAACAAGGGTACCAAAGAGCCCCCGACTACTGACCTCTTGGGTTTTTCATCTTTAGGTTCGCCATCAGAGCGCTTGGGCAGTGTACAACTCTGCCCACTGGCTCTTTCATCATTCAGATTCTCTTTGTCCAGTTTCttggctttttctcttttgtctaattctttttcatctcctttttctggtttcttgagTAGCTTTAAAGAGaacaaatttattcttattttgaaaggTGGGACATTCTCGTCTGATTCTACCACGAAAACCATATACTAAGTGTTTTCAATTTAGGCTATAGAAGGCCTCTTTCTGCAGGTACTCTTAAACTTACAGGTGAATAACTATTGCACAAGAGCAGTGATTGACTAAAAGGATGCTATTAATGTGAAAGTGTTATCCACTCAAAGTGGTTTAATCACTTGTGGCAATAGGATCAAGACTCCTTTGGCTTTAGATGGGTCAACCTTTCAGTGAACCAGGGCACACTTCCAAGTATGCCTTCAGTAGCAAACTAGCATATCGATATGACTTGATGAGAAACTATACCACAAATTTAAAATGCTAGGCAGATTACTGCTGGACTTGTAGTACTTGGAATGACAAATAACCTTTGTCACCAAAGGAGAGATCCATTGCAAGAATGATTTTGCCTTGAGCCTGAGAATAATATACATATGATGGTATAATCTtaattttcatgatttaaaaatccaaataccTCATGGAACAGTGAAGTTCCATCTCTACTGAGCTGAACACTGCTCAAtgtcacatatatatacatacatatgtacatacatgtgaGACATATATGACAGAATGCAATTCTAAAATGTGCTTTATCAAGTCCAAATTGCTAACAAAATAGTTTCTTACACCACTGCCACAAACCTCTCTAGAATACCCTCATGTATTGGATATTCAGAGAGATTTTTAGGCAAAGTAGAAGAATTTCAAGTCTCAGAGTGAAGGCATCATACAAACGGTTCATCTCAGGGTGAAGGCATAACACAAGTCACCAAGCAAAAGGCAAAGCACCACAAGACTTAAGCATGAAGTATTTCAGCACATAGCCACTGCAAATGGCAAGTCCAAACTACTAAGGAGGCACCAATGTAAAGTGAGGATTCCATGTGCAGGTTTCATTGGaagtgttcttatttttctaatgaacATCTTTGTTAGAAGCCAGGATGTTCATTACTCTATTAAGAACATTAATGAATGTTTCTAATATGGCTGGCTCTACCTTCTGCCTGGCTGATAGGAAAAGCAAGTCAGGTCACTTGTGGCATGGCAGAGAGAGATCACTAGAAGGACTTAAGATGGGAACCTTTCCACACCACTGCCAAGCACCTTATCGCCAATAACGAGCCCGGGAGAGCCTTGAGGGAACAAACCCTTAACCACACAAACAGCTTAATTTTGATGTGGTAAAAGGAGGAGACCCTGCCACCATCTCTGAgagatttttttctgactttctctGAAGTATTAGGTACTAGTACTTCCTTAGGAAGTTTGTTGGAGCAAGAGCTGCTTAAGCCATGCCCTCAAAAGGGAATCAGTAAGGCTGGGATTTTTCTACAAGTTTTCTTCTTCCTACGTGTAATGTGTTAATCAGAATCTGCCACCCACAGATTCCCAGGTAGATGAAAGAAGGTAACATGGAGAATCATGTGAGGGGAAGCATGTAATACAGAATATTTATCCCTAAAACTCCCACAAGGCAGCCAGTTAGGAGAGGCACATGAAGAGAAAGAGCTGTTTAGGCATGGTTGTCCTCTAGCTGTATATTGAAGCTTCTGGGTACCCCGCAGAGCATCAGGAAGTCATCTGGGCCTCCTTCTCAAGTAGGAATTTAAAATGGCTCAGATTTTAAGAAGACTCAAGTCAGTTCTGAAAGAGTTTTCTATAGgtatcactaccaccaccaccgaAAGGACTTATTAACTAAGACCTGTGTGTGTGACATGATACTAGGTGCTCTGTATCATGTACTTGGTCCTTACATTTTTCTGATTCACAGCTTGTAACAGAAACCTGTGTACCTGAAGACAGTGGAAAACAAACAGATGAGGCAACTTCATGTATCAAATATGAAGGAAAAGCTGAATAAAACCCATAATTCATGCCAGCCAGCCCTAAGCCCTTACTTATGAAGAACTGAGAGAATAATAATCCAAACATGGAACATTCTCAATGATAACGCAGATCTTCACTGAATTAATATCATGTAAATTACTTAATCTGTTTAAAttatctggaatttttaaaaatactattattagcATTATAGGAAATATTCCTATTGGTttacctcccccccccaaaaaaaacacaacaaaatcaaaagactaTATTGACACCAACACAAGATGCATGCGTACTTAAGGAAGTAGATACGTGCAATTTTTAGCAACATGTGGTCAGTTTAAGTTATTTTCATACCTTAATCTTTGGTTCATCCTTTAATTTGTCCCTTTCTGGAACTCTGTCTATCTTCTTTAGCTTTTCTATATCTTTCCTTTTtcgtttttcttcttctttccatttcctcctctcttcttctctttgtcttttcctttctatttctcgcctccttctttcttctcttttttcttctctcattctctggaaagaaaaatcaacataAGCCTTCAAACAAGATAATCATCACCAAAAACTTAATCCCGAAGGTATGGTGGGCACCCACTAAATTGGATCGtctttccttcctactttctTTAAAATGGCATTCTACCTCTTTaacccccttcccaccccaatGAGAATATGAGCTTAAAGGGCCTGCTAGTCTCAGAGTCTCCCACTGTTGCCTTGCTATATTTCCAGAGGCTTTCAGAAAATCAAAGGAGTTTCTCTGGAACGAGCTAAAGACTCTCTGGGTTCACTGAGTGAATCCTTGGTCCAACAACCAGACTGAAGGAGAAGGCCAGAGGGTGAGGCCAATGAgccaaatctttaaagaataatggTAGAAAAAGCAGCTATTCCTCCTCTAGGATCCCAATGCTCATATGTTTACAGACTATGaaccaatgaaataaaagtattgagagaactataaaaacaaaaggttTACCTGCTTGTTTTTCAGGAAGCTCAAAAGTGGGGTTGTCTTTTTAGCTACATAAATGTAAACAGATTATTAATAATACTTATCAACCCCTAGAAAGGATTCCATTTTCTGACATTCCCTGCCAACCACCCAAGGTGGAGAAACTATACCCCTTAAAACAGTTCACAAGTACGTTATCAGAAAGAAGTTTCACAGTATTCTACTTCAATTCTGAaggtttaaaatacttttttaaaagtgaagtaattctaattaaaacaatttcttaATAATAGAATAATCCCCAGTGTCAGTGAGAATTGAGTGCAAAGGACATTctcttgttttacagatggaaatataaatttgttCAACTGGAAAGAAATTGGAGGAAGGAGCTAAAAATATCTAATCTTTTGACCCCACCatttcacttctgggaatttattctaaggaaattATCAGAGATGGGCTTATACTCTGCATTCATTAATAAAAActgttttaggggtgcctgagtggctcagttggttaaacatctgtcttcagctcaggtcaagatctcggggcccctcaaataaatgaatagataaaatctttaaaaacaaaaccattttagAAGAGTAATTCAATTTTCAATATTCTGAACAatgcagggtttttttaaatgttttgaggtttgtttttttttttttttttgagagagtgagagcaggaaggggcagaggaaggagagagaatcttaagcaggttccatgctcagtgtgaagcccaacacggggttcaatctcatgaccactgatcctgaggatcatgacctgagcagaaatcaggagtcggatgaTGAACcatgaactgactgagccacccaggcaccctgccttgTAGTTAGCTTTTTGAAAGCATACTTCCTTtagataaattcctaggagtGGAAATCCTGGGTCAGGGGCTATGCTTGTTTAGAGTTGATAGAGGAGTGACCATTTATTACTAGAAGAGTGACAATGTACTACTAGAACCAATATCCAAATTAGACTTTCTCAAGAAATTTTCGATTTTGTAGTAACTAAATTTATCTTTTGATATtttcagttcaattttttttttcaggaacgTGAGCTGTGTGTTACTAGAAAATACCAGTTGATCTTCAAAAGCTTACCAATATCTAAAGGTCCCATGAGTCTTCAGATTTTTTCTACTTATATATATGTGGCATTAAAATGGGTCACAGAGAATTTTTCCCATCTTAATGGATTTAATATAACCCTGTGAAGCAGGTATTATCACCTGCATTTTACAGTAGAAGAAACAGAGTCTCAGGGAAGTTAGTGCCTtccccatggtcacacagctaacaaATGACAGAAGTGAGATTCAGATAGGTCTTCTGAGGAAAAAGCCATTGTCCTTAATTCCTGTTGCCCACTTACCtattaattctctattttttgcttctatttcctcTAGCAGTGTCTCTGGAGTAGATGTCATTTTCTCATTATCTGCAGCATAACTTTCCAAAaattttctatattctggatCTAAATCATtgtttaaataaacagaaaatatagcagacttaaaaaaactttctacattatggaagattaaaaataaacctaaacatACCCACTAGACTATTTAGGGCTTTATTGGTCCCTTACTCTCAGGACTCCTATTCCCTATACCCACTAAGGGAGTCTGATATAACATGGAGTCAGGGATAATCAGACACCACAGGAATGTTAAGTTGTAGTTATAGGGCCTTCACAGTATTACTGATAGCATGTAAGCAATTCCTGTACGGGTAAACCTCACTTTAAGTAAACCCAACATAGGAAAATCAGGTTTTCCAGAAAGGTAAATTGAGGTCCTAGATGTTGCACTGGAGCTGATGGTAATTCCTGGAGTTCTTTTTTAGATGCATTTGACATCAGAAAGGGCATCTGAGTCATTCCACTGCTTGTATTTGGAGTTTCTGTGTACCGTGGAGCAAATCATTGATCTAGTCTTCCAGATCTGAATCTATGATATAATCAGTAAGTACCCGTGTGTTcaatattttccatgttttcctttataaaataccCACTGTGATAAATAATGGAAATCAAACTAGAGGATTCTAAAATATCAATCAGATATAAAACATTACAGCTAAGCTTTGATCCAGCATAACATCACACAGAGCTCAAAATCTGGATCCAGTTTCCTCTACATGGCAATTACTCCAGTTTTTTAGTTCTGGTATTCCAGTTCAATGTAATTACTATGTGTGCAGTTAACTGCATattcaaaacctaaaaaaattttaCTGGCCACTTCAGCTATTTTATATTAAGTTACTTGAGTATAGAAATTTTTCCATCCCAGCTCTCAATGATAAACCTCCCctctttataaaaatggaaaccaaaaaaaaaatcagaaaatagtaTGAGACCTCAGAGAGTTGTACTTTGATACATCTCATTTTTCCCCATTGTCTTCTAATAAAAAAACCCAAGGTAATTTACTGCTCAATGGTCAACAATATATTGTTTGATGGTGGTGGAATGAAATGGCACTACCTGGAGAGAACGGGAATTCTACAGGAAGCCCACTTCCATTCTAACAATCAAACAAGGCTTTCATCAGTGAATTACATTTCTCATGAACgttttctgtatgttttcctatttaaaaGAGTGGCATCTAATTAATTCCCAcaaagatagtatttttttaaaaaacccaaggCAATAGCATTATATAACTAGAGCTATACTGTACCATCATCGATAGTCCCAACTTTGGTATCTCTTTTCTTAGTCTTCTTTTTTGCAGCTTTTTGAAAAGGTGCAAATTCTACTATAGCAGGATATTCCTGACCTGTTTAGAAAAAATACCACACTTGCTAtaacaaaaaaaagtcaaaaattggATACAAGAGAGTCAACCCACCACTCTCTAGGCCTCCTTTGATGGCAGTCATCTGAATAGTCTCTCAATAGGCAGAAATCCCACGGGCAcaactaaaatcaaggtgttaccAAAGGAGCCCCAAATTTATACTGATAACATAATGAAAAGATATGACAGGGAAGTAAAATATTCGTTTAAATTCAACTTCTAAAGTGGGATATTTTGATTTGTGGGGGTAAAAAAATCTACAGatcaattttcatttaaaaaatacatcagaaaTCTCTAGACTAGGCAAATCTATGAAGATACAAAGATTAGTGATTGCCTAGAGCTGGGCATAGTGGAGGAGAGTGGGGAGTGACAGCTAATGAATATGGGGTTTCTCTTTGGAGTGCTAAATGTATTCTAAGATTAGATTGTGGTGATAactgcacaactctgtgaatgtactaaaaaccaacgaactgtacactttaaaagggtaaatttgggggatccctggatggctcagcggtttagtgcctgcctttggcccagggcgtggtcgtggagtcccgggatcgagtcccacatcgggctccctgcctggcacctgcctctctctgcctgtgtctctgcctctctctctgtgtgtgtctctcatgaataaataaataaaatctttataaataaataaataaataaataaataaataaataaataaataaataaataaatcttaaaaagggtgaattttatgacatgtgaattatatctcaataaatctgttattaaaaaaatacaccaggagacaccaaaagcacaggcaataaaagtgaaaatagataaattgaattACATCAAAATTAAGATATTCTGTGCATTTAAGGACaaaatcaacagagtaaaaatgcaacctacagaatgggagaaaatatttctaaatcactTATCTGAAAAGGGGtcaatatacagaatatataaagaactcctacaactcaataacaacaaaaaattttaaaaatgttcaaaggacttgaatagacatttctacagtgatatacaaatggccaacaagcatacaaaaagattaaaatattaccttacttaatcattagggaaatgcaaatcaaaaccacagtgagatatcacctcacacccattagaacGGTAgccattaaaggaaaaaaacagagtatcaagtgttggcaaggcgtggagaaattagaaccctcgtacattattggtaggaatgtaaaatggtgtcgctgctatggaaaatatagtgttcctcaaaaaattaaaaatagaattaccatatgacccagcaattccaccttcgggtatatattcaaaaagaagtgaaagcagagaCTTGAACAGTTATTTGTACACCCACATTCATAGGAGCATCATTcccaatagccaaaaggtggaagcaactcaGATGTCCCTCAACAGATAAGTGGTTGAAAtgtagtgtgtgtatgtatatacacacacatatatatatatacacacatatacatatacatatatgtatatataatggaatattactcaagtttaaaatggaatttctgaCATACCCTACAACATGGAtcaaccttgaggacattatgctaaataaataagCCAATCTTAGAAATGGGGatttattgtttaatgggtatagagtttcagtctTGCAAGATAAACAAGTTCTAGAtattggttgcacaacagtgtgaatgtactcaacactaaactatacacttaaaatgattaagagggtaaattttatttatatgtattttaccacctttaaaaaacaaactaaaaaaggaaTCAGGTAGTAACATATGCAGTAACACAAATGAATCTTaaatatgctaagtaaaagaggCAGTCacaaaggctacatattgtatgattctgtttatatgaaatgtccagaagagggagaagggaagatgaCTACTAAAGGTTAGGCTTCTTTTCGGAGTagtgaaaacattctggaatcacacagtagtgatggttgtacaactttgtgaatatactaaaaaccactgaattttaggtcatgtgagttatatctcaatacaaAAAACCAAGTGACTGCTGGAAAAAGGAAATACTCCAGATCCCTGCTCTAGAATAATGtcatgaaaagtataaaatactatttttggcATATAGACATAAGCCAGAATAGAATAAGTAGAAATGACCAGAAGACATCACAAAGTCGTACGGAGGAAACATGATTTTGGAAATCCTAGTGAATGCAGAATCATATTAGCATATTTACTGGTCTATTAGCTTATTTACTGGTCTAGGAATAGATAAACAAGACTGAAGCAGAAGGAATCGTGGAAGagaggctgaaaaaaaaagaacccagaagtgAGGCCTGGCTCTGAAGGACTCTGACTACCAGGCTAAGGAATTTGGACTTTTTCCCCTTGCAACTGCTATCTGAAATcactattttcaaaaacattaatttcacGGCAATATAACATTACtgaattatacaaaatataatgaCTGAATTATACAAAagtgggggaaaaaggaaaaatctgtaaGCTTAGAGACAGTGGTTGTCTAAGGAATATGAGGGAAGGACACAGTGTGAAAGTATAAGTAGATGAACGAGatattaaataaacaattaaCTGACAAGATTTATCACTTCTTTAAATATAAGggataaaataaagcagaaaaagttTAAACACAACTCAGATTTCCAGGAACGTATTGCTATCTGCTGGAATAAAGCTGGAGTGGAGAAGTAAATGCTTTGGGGAATGAGAGGGGTGGGGATTGATAAAAGCTGGTTAAACACAGTGGCAATCCTTCAACTTTACTGGTATATTCCCTGACAAAGATTTCACTTTTACCAACTTAGAATACTGAGAAACAGCCCAACAAAGAGACATATCATTTACCTGTGATCACAAGCCTAAAGAAAAGTGGCAAATGGCAGCTTGGACGTTCTCTGGCTACGTGTTGCAAGtggcagataataaataaaaagagctaAGACAGAAGTTTTTCTTCCCTATAGACTCCTGGATACAAAGTGGGAGATCATCAAGTTTGATGTTTTAAGTACAAATACAAATTAGAATGTTGAACAGTATTCCAACTGAGAATTACTGGCTTaaaggatttaaattaaaataaatcaatcaatgttgGTCCTTGAAGCAAAATgacaagtaaatatttaaaatgtgccaTACAAGTTTATAGAGTCATTTATCAGTATTACTGCTGAAACTAGTAAATAGTCGAAACAACACATCATCTAATCCAGGGCAAAAAAATTTGCCGGGAAGAGTAAAACAGTGGCAATTTAATTCAGTTGATCAAAGTACAGAAATAACAGGTTAATAAAAAATACCCAAGGGCTGTGAAAAGTCACTCATCTGTTTATAAGACTGCAATAAGCTCAGCAAATGTGTAAAACTCTTCAAATGTTGCACATTTTATCACCCAGAATTTTAGAAAAGCTAAGAAGGCACTGAGAAAACACCGTGATACACACATTGTCTTAAACATACAAATGACAAAGAAACTCCCCTTCAGTTACAAGGACTCACCTTTATTGTCAAGGAATACATAACCATCAAAGCGATCCCTGAACAAAATAATGTCCTCTTGGTTTTTAAAGTTGATGTATGCTCTGGCATACATATGAGGATACAGACTGCAGAGAGGAAAGCAATTATGTAAATGTGCTTGCAGGTGTCTGGCTGAATTACAAGTATGCATATATTAAAGAGACAGGttcaaaaatcaaatggaaaacagtaggataaaaaaagaatggaagataatttttcatttacccccgccctcttttatttattcattttacctagtatcattagaaaaaaactcaaaataatcatGCTCCGGCATAGGCTGAAGGTGTTCCTGAAGCTGCTCCTTGGTCAAAGTGGGAGGTAATCTCCGAATTACCACCTTAagaaatgaataaggaagataaaattaGT
The window above is part of the Vulpes lagopus strain Blue_001 chromosome X, ASM1834538v1, whole genome shotgun sequence genome. Proteins encoded here:
- the UPF3B gene encoding regulator of nonsense transcripts 3B isoform X2, translated to MKEEKEHRPKEKRVTLLTPPGASGSAGGASGDSAKGDDKQDRNKEKKEALSKVVIRRLPPTLTKEQLQEHLQPMPEHDYFEFFSNDTSLYPHMYARAYINFKNQEDIILFRDRFDGYVFLDNKGQEYPAIVEFAPFQKAAKKKTKKRDTKVGTIDDDPEYRKFLESYAADNEKMTSTPETLLEEIEAKNRELIAKKTTPLLSFLKNKQRMREEKREERRRREIERKRQREEERRKWKEEEKRKRKDIEKLKKIDRVPERDKLKDEPKIKVHRFLLQAVNQKNLLKKPEKGDEKELDKREKAKKLDKENLNDERASGQSCTLPKRSDGEPKDEKPKRPEEESGRDYRERDYERDQERILRERERLKRQEEERRRQKERYEKEKAFKRKEEEMKKEKEVVRDKGKKTESTESVGSSEKTEKKEEVVKRDRIRNKDRPAMQLYQPGARSRNRLCPPDDSTKSGDSAIEKKQVS
- the UPF3B gene encoding regulator of nonsense transcripts 3B isoform X1 yields the protein MKEEKEHRPKEKRVTLLTPPGASGSAGGASGDSAKGDDKQDRNKEKKEALSKVVIRRLPPTLTKEQLQEHLQPMPEHDYFEFFSNDTSLYPHMYARAYINFKNQEDIILFRDRFDGYVFLDNKGQEYPAIVEFAPFQKAAKKKTKKRDTKVGTIDDDPEYRKFLESYAADNEKMTSTPETLLEEIEAKNRELIAKKTTPLLSFLKNKQRMREEKREERRRREIERKRQREEERRKWKEEEKRKRKDIEKLKKIDRVPERDKLKDEPKIKVHRFLLQAVNQKNLLKKPEKGDEKELDKREKAKKLDKENLNDERASGQSCTLPKRSDGEPKDEKPKRPEEESGRDYRERDYERDQERILRERERLKRQEEERRRQKERYEKEKAFKRKEEEMKKEKEVVRDKGKKTESTESVGSSEKTEKKEEVVKRDRIRNKDRPAMQLYQPGARSRNRLCPPDDSTKSGDSAIEKKQESGISHRKEGGEE
- the UPF3B gene encoding regulator of nonsense transcripts 3B isoform X3 gives rise to the protein MKEEKEHRPKEKRVTLLTPPGASGSAGGASGDSAKGDDKQDRNKEKKEALSKVVIRRLPPTLTKEQLQEHLQPMPEHDYFEFFSNDTSLYPHMYARAYINFKNQEDIILFRDRFDGYVFLDNKGQEYPAIVEFAPFQKAAKKKTKKRDTKVGTIDDDPEYRKFLESYAADNEKMTSTPETLLEEIEAKNRELIAKKTTPLLSFLKNKQRMREEKREERRRREIERKRQREEERRKWKEEEKRKRKDIEKLKKIDRVPERDKLKDEPKIKLLKKPEKGDEKELDKREKAKKLDKENLNDERASGQSCTLPKRSDGEPKDEKPKRPEEESGRDYRERDYERDQERILRERERLKRQEEERRRQKERYEKEKAFKRKEEEMKKEKEVVRDKGKKTESTESVGSSEKTEKKEEVVKRDRIRNKDRPAMQLYQPGARSRNRLCPPDDSTKSGDSAIEKKQESGISHRKEGGEE